A region from the Halosolutus gelatinilyticus genome encodes:
- a CDS encoding PAS domain S-box protein: MTERATDSGPPAHPAASETALRWYGTLAETVDGGVFHLDADGALVAVDESFAELIGDTRAGLLDDRRRSPFADRDLERIRRRLDDCERGGAAVAECDLALRAGDGTAVPCSVRVSRLETDGANRGTIGIARERAETPRKGIETPLDRSPASVPHSDSGTPLLDGALRSVFDDAAVGVFVLDDAFDVAWINETARRYFGLDREAVVGRDKRELIRDTLRRRIDGGEAFAETVFATDDDDNYVERFECHVTAGEDREERWLEYRSKPIESGPYAGGRVELYYDVTGRRRHAGRLQRLNRAVHEWLEGTTREEIAERACRHLVDVLGLDINGVFLADDAARALEPIAWSDRSEALFDELPTFEEGDGIAWRVFETGREEVYDDVTTEPAVYDPNTPIRSEIVLPIGDYGIIIAGSERRAAFGENDLTLARIAASSLEVTFDRLRHERRLERERAQTEKLLQTAPIAIAVEDASGETILSNRRADGVPGFPTWERAGSSTGTEEWDLLDDGGDPLDPAETPAARVRAIGEPVIDEELALDRRSASETRWYSVSAVPVYRPDGSLERVVSTGEEITHLKEHERRLERRKRELESELGEIFGRISDAVYALDEEWRFTHVNDRAAELLDRSRDELVGGNVWDMFPEAGESDLYEQYHEAMERQEPASFEYYSEPLGFWAQVNVYPSETGLSVYFRDVSERKARVRQLELSERRYRTLAEDFPNGIVVLYDDDLRYTLAAGQAFDEIPPSEPAVEGRRPTDVFPPETAAELETAYEAALDGDERTLEIEYADREWLVHAAPITADDGTVLNGLATAQDITEQKERERDLAKYETIVETMEDGVYALDGDGRFTTVNEAYAALTGHDREDLLGSHGSIVVDEAVMGLAEQIAADADRSTIETELETKTGDRVPIEATVTRATTVDDERERIGVVRDVTGRLERQRKLEASEERYRTLVENFPGGVVALFDDDLRYTAAGGRLIGDLGIDRETTIGRSISDHYPDDLADEVEPHFEAALRGEERSFEVAYRGRELLAHALPIEPAGEEHRGMLVVQDVTARREYQRKLETSNERLEQFAYAASHDIQEPLRMVTSYLQLLERRYADTLDEDAREFIDFAVDGADRMREMINGLLEYSRVESQGESFEPVDLSAVVDDVRTDLQLQIEESDAAIAAGPLPRASGDRGQLRQVFQNLLANAIEYSGDEPPRVEIAADRRGDEVVVSVRDEGIGIDPADADRIFDVFQRLHARGEYDGTGIGLALCHRIIERHQGDIWVESEPGAGSTFSFTLSAVDRDA; this comes from the coding sequence ATGACCGAGCGGGCAACCGACTCCGGGCCACCGGCCCATCCGGCGGCGAGCGAGACGGCGCTCCGGTGGTACGGAACGCTGGCCGAAACCGTCGACGGTGGCGTGTTCCACCTCGACGCTGACGGGGCCCTCGTCGCGGTCGACGAATCGTTCGCCGAATTGATCGGAGACACCCGCGCGGGTCTCCTCGACGATCGGCGGCGAAGCCCGTTCGCCGATCGCGATCTCGAACGGATTCGGCGGCGACTCGACGACTGCGAGCGCGGCGGCGCCGCGGTCGCGGAGTGCGACCTCGCGCTCCGCGCCGGTGACGGGACGGCCGTCCCGTGTTCAGTTCGAGTTTCGCGTCTCGAGACCGACGGCGCGAACCGCGGAACGATCGGCATCGCTCGGGAGCGCGCGGAGACGCCTCGAAAGGGGATCGAGACGCCGCTCGATCGCTCCCCGGCGTCGGTCCCGCACTCGGACTCCGGGACGCCCCTGCTCGACGGTGCGCTGCGATCGGTCTTCGATGACGCGGCCGTCGGCGTCTTCGTCCTCGACGACGCGTTCGACGTCGCGTGGATCAACGAGACGGCGAGACGGTACTTCGGGCTCGACCGCGAGGCCGTCGTGGGTCGTGACAAGCGCGAACTGATTCGGGACACCCTTCGGCGGCGGATCGATGGCGGCGAGGCGTTCGCGGAGACGGTGTTCGCGACGGACGACGACGACAACTACGTCGAGCGCTTCGAGTGCCACGTCACCGCCGGCGAGGACCGCGAGGAGCGGTGGCTCGAATACCGGAGCAAGCCGATCGAGTCGGGGCCGTACGCCGGCGGCCGGGTCGAACTGTACTACGACGTCACCGGCCGCCGCCGCCACGCCGGCCGGTTGCAACGGCTCAACCGGGCCGTCCACGAGTGGCTCGAGGGGACGACCCGCGAGGAGATCGCCGAGCGCGCGTGTCGACACCTCGTCGACGTGCTCGGGCTGGACATCAACGGCGTCTTTCTGGCCGACGACGCGGCCCGAGCGCTCGAACCGATCGCCTGGTCCGACCGATCGGAGGCGCTCTTCGACGAGCTACCGACGTTCGAGGAGGGAGACGGGATCGCCTGGCGCGTCTTCGAAACCGGCCGCGAGGAAGTGTACGACGACGTGACCACGGAGCCGGCCGTCTACGACCCGAACACGCCGATTCGAAGCGAGATCGTGCTCCCGATCGGGGATTACGGGATCATCATCGCCGGCTCCGAGCGACGAGCCGCGTTCGGAGAGAACGACCTGACGCTCGCGCGGATCGCCGCGTCGAGTCTCGAAGTGACGTTCGATCGGCTCCGACACGAACGGCGGTTGGAGCGGGAGCGAGCCCAGACAGAGAAACTGCTCCAGACCGCGCCGATCGCGATCGCGGTCGAGGACGCGTCCGGCGAGACGATCCTGTCGAATCGACGCGCCGACGGCGTCCCCGGCTTTCCGACGTGGGAGCGGGCGGGGTCGTCGACCGGGACCGAGGAGTGGGACCTCCTCGACGACGGCGGCGATCCGCTCGATCCAGCGGAGACGCCCGCCGCGCGCGTTCGAGCGATCGGCGAACCGGTGATCGACGAGGAACTCGCGCTCGATCGGCGATCGGCGTCGGAGACGCGGTGGTACTCGGTCAGCGCGGTTCCGGTGTACCGCCCCGACGGGTCCCTCGAACGGGTCGTTTCGACCGGCGAGGAGATCACCCATCTCAAGGAGCACGAGCGGCGACTCGAACGGCGCAAGCGGGAACTCGAGAGCGAACTCGGCGAGATCTTCGGCCGGATCTCCGACGCCGTCTACGCGCTCGACGAGGAGTGGCGGTTCACGCACGTGAACGATCGCGCGGCGGAGTTGCTGGACCGATCCAGGGACGAGCTGGTCGGCGGCAACGTCTGGGACATGTTCCCGGAGGCCGGCGAATCCGACCTCTACGAGCAGTACCACGAGGCGATGGAGCGCCAGGAACCGGCCTCGTTCGAGTACTACTCCGAACCGCTGGGCTTCTGGGCGCAGGTGAACGTCTACCCGTCGGAGACGGGGCTGTCGGTGTACTTCAGGGACGTCTCGGAGCGAAAAGCGCGCGTCCGCCAACTCGAACTCAGCGAGCGGCGGTACCGGACGCTGGCGGAGGACTTCCCCAACGGGATCGTCGTCCTCTACGACGACGACCTCAGGTACACGCTCGCGGCCGGACAGGCGTTCGACGAGATCCCGCCGTCCGAACCGGCGGTGGAGGGACGACGGCCGACCGACGTCTTCCCGCCCGAGACCGCGGCCGAACTCGAAACCGCGTACGAGGCGGCACTCGACGGCGACGAGCGAACGCTCGAGATCGAGTACGCCGATCGGGAGTGGTTGGTCCACGCGGCGCCGATCACCGCCGACGACGGGACGGTGCTCAACGGACTGGCGACCGCACAGGACATCACCGAGCAGAAGGAGCGAGAGCGCGACCTCGCGAAGTACGAGACGATCGTCGAGACGATGGAAGACGGGGTTTACGCGCTCGACGGCGACGGCCGATTCACGACGGTCAACGAGGCCTACGCGGCGCTGACCGGGCACGATCGCGAGGACCTGCTCGGGAGCCACGGCTCGATCGTCGTCGACGAAGCGGTGATGGGACTCGCCGAGCAGATCGCCGCCGACGCCGACCGGTCGACGATCGAGACGGAACTCGAGACGAAAACCGGCGATCGAGTCCCGATCGAGGCGACCGTGACGAGAGCGACGACGGTCGACGACGAGCGCGAGCGAATCGGCGTCGTTCGCGACGTGACGGGCCGGCTCGAGCGCCAGCGCAAACTCGAGGCGAGCGAAGAGCGGTACCGGACGCTCGTGGAGAACTTCCCGGGCGGCGTCGTCGCGCTGTTCGACGACGACCTGCGGTACACCGCCGCCGGGGGTCGGCTCATCGGCGACCTCGGGATCGATCGAGAGACGACGATCGGCCGGTCGATCTCCGATCACTATCCCGACGACCTCGCCGACGAGGTCGAACCTCACTTCGAGGCCGCCCTCCGGGGTGAAGAGCGCTCCTTCGAAGTCGCGTACCGGGGTCGGGAGTTGCTCGCGCACGCGCTGCCGATCGAACCCGCCGGCGAGGAGCACCGAGGGATGCTCGTCGTCCAGGACGTCACTGCGCGACGGGAGTATCAGCGCAAACTCGAGACGTCGAACGAACGGCTCGAACAGTTCGCCTACGCCGCCAGCCACGACATCCAGGAACCGCTGCGGATGGTCACGAGCTACCTCCAGTTGCTCGAACGCCGCTACGCCGACACCCTCGACGAGGATGCGCGGGAATTCATCGACTTCGCCGTCGACGGCGCCGACCGCATGCGCGAGATGATCAACGGGTTGCTCGAGTACTCCCGCGTCGAGAGCCAGGGCGAATCGTTCGAACCGGTCGACCTGAGCGCCGTCGTCGACGACGTCCGGACGGACCTCCAGCTACAGATCGAGGAGAGCGACGCCGCGATCGCAGCGGGGCCGCTCCCGCGGGCCTCCGGCGATCGCGGGCAGCTTCGACAGGTGTTCCAGAACCTGCTGGCCAACGCGATCGAGTACAGCGGCGACGAGCCGCCGAGAGTCGAGATCGCGGCCGACCGGCGCGGCGACGAGGTGGTGGTCTCCGTCCGCGACGAGGGGATCGGCATCGATCCGGCCGACGCCGATCGCATCTTCGATGTCTTCCAGCGACTGCACGCACGCGGTGAGTACGACGGAACGGGCATCGGACTCGCCCTCTGTCACCGGATCATCGAGCGCCACCAGGGCGATATCTGGGTCGAATCCGAACCCGGCGCGGGCTCGACGTTCTCGTTTACGCTTTCGGCGGTCGATCGCGACGCGTAG
- a CDS encoding alkaline phosphatase family protein, protein MLRDRIAETLGERADDGYWFPSYEDYCFANVPVTALSVLDDGFDRRLPEGVFDGVPTDVDNVVLFLLDGFGYERWTASHDDHGLLSAITDRGAVTPLTSIYPSETAAAITTVHTGRPPIEHGLLGWNQYLDSAGRIVQTLPFTTLEGEPLATASPSSEARELFEGEPLYGRALEAGIDAYAIQPSTFVDSGYTRATTEGAERVGYDTVADLALSIRRTLEGASGRTYVYAYEPTIDVISHREGTGTERYEANLEAICDRLRRELIDRLDPDLAERTLLLVTADHGIVDTVPEENVEMSEWDDWSSFRADFRRDADGNPRLPTGSPRNVHFYVRPDRLEEVRERVESRLDVRTFTRDQAIERGLFGPGTPSDTFSRRCGDLIAVRRNRGLWWGPMKSIGMHGGLTREEMLVPFAACRLDQLRE, encoded by the coding sequence ATGCTGCGGGATCGCATCGCGGAGACGCTCGGCGAACGGGCGGACGACGGCTACTGGTTTCCGTCGTACGAGGACTACTGCTTCGCCAACGTCCCGGTGACGGCGCTGTCGGTGCTCGACGACGGCTTCGATCGCCGGCTCCCGGAGGGCGTCTTCGACGGCGTCCCGACGGACGTCGACAACGTCGTGCTCTTCCTGCTCGACGGCTTCGGCTACGAGCGCTGGACGGCGTCGCACGACGACCACGGCCTCCTCTCGGCGATCACCGATCGCGGCGCGGTGACGCCGCTGACGTCGATCTACCCCTCCGAGACTGCGGCGGCGATCACGACCGTCCACACCGGCCGCCCGCCGATCGAACACGGGTTGCTCGGCTGGAACCAGTACCTCGACTCCGCCGGACGGATCGTCCAGACGCTGCCGTTTACGACGCTCGAGGGCGAACCGCTCGCGACGGCGTCCCCCTCCTCGGAAGCCCGGGAGCTGTTCGAGGGCGAGCCGCTGTACGGCCGCGCTCTGGAGGCGGGAATCGACGCCTACGCGATCCAGCCGTCGACGTTCGTCGACTCGGGGTACACGCGCGCGACGACCGAGGGCGCCGAGCGCGTCGGCTACGACACCGTCGCCGACCTCGCGCTCTCGATCCGTCGAACGCTCGAAGGCGCGTCGGGACGGACCTACGTCTACGCCTACGAGCCGACGATCGACGTGATCTCACACCGCGAGGGGACGGGCACCGAACGGTACGAGGCGAACCTGGAGGCGATCTGCGATCGGCTGCGGCGGGAACTGATCGACCGCCTCGACCCGGACTTGGCCGAGCGAACCCTGCTGCTGGTGACGGCCGACCACGGGATCGTCGACACCGTCCCCGAGGAAAACGTCGAGATGAGCGAGTGGGACGACTGGTCGTCGTTCCGGGCGGACTTCCGGCGCGACGCCGACGGGAACCCGCGACTACCGACCGGCAGCCCGCGGAACGTCCACTTCTACGTCCGACCCGATCGACTCGAGGAGGTGCGCGAGCGCGTCGAATCGCGGCTGGACGTGCGCACGTTCACCCGTGACCAAGCGATCGAACGCGGGCTATTTGGCCCGGGGACGCCGTCGGACACGTTCTCCCGTCGGTGCGGCGATCTGATCGCGGTCCGTCGAAACCGGGGACTGTGGTGGGGCCCGATGAAGTCGATCGGCATGCACGGCGGACTCACTCGCGAGGAGATGCTCGTTCCGTTCGCAGCGTGTCGGCTGGATCAACTCCGGGAATGA
- the aroA gene encoding 3-phosphoshikimate 1-carboxyvinyltransferase has translation MDVTISPSRVRGAARAPPSKSYTHRAILASGYADSATVHDALWSADTRATARAVELFGGDVTRTDDGTLEVSGFDGRPDVPADVIDCGNSGTTMRLVTATAALADGTSVLTGDDSLRSRPQGPLLDAIADLGGEAFSTRGNGQAPLVVTGPVEGDAVSIPGDVSSQYITALLMAGAVTDEGVEIDLETELKSAPYVDVTLELLADFGVEAERTEAGFAVAGGQRYAPEGGEYSVPGDFSSISYLLAAGAIAGGETVTVEGAQPSAQGDTAIVDIVDRMGADVEWDRDAGTIDVGAAPLSGIEVSVADTPDLLPTIATLGAVADDDTHIVDAEHVRYKETDRVSAMAEELGEMGVETTEKRDSLTVHGGDSRLEGATVRGRGDHRIVMALALAGLVADGETTIEGAEHVDVSFPGFFDVLEDLGTTVDRAD, from the coding sequence ATGGACGTTACGATCTCTCCGTCGCGGGTTCGCGGAGCGGCCCGCGCACCGCCGTCGAAGAGCTACACCCACCGGGCGATCCTCGCCTCGGGGTATGCGGACAGCGCGACGGTTCACGACGCACTCTGGAGCGCCGATACGCGAGCGACCGCCCGCGCCGTCGAGCTGTTCGGCGGCGACGTCACCCGCACCGACGACGGCACGCTGGAGGTTTCGGGCTTCGACGGCCGTCCTGACGTCCCGGCCGACGTGATCGACTGCGGTAACAGCGGCACGACGATGCGGCTGGTCACGGCCACGGCGGCGCTGGCCGACGGGACGTCGGTCCTCACCGGCGACGACTCCCTCCGATCGCGTCCCCAGGGCCCGCTGCTCGACGCGATAGCCGACCTGGGCGGCGAGGCGTTCAGTACCCGCGGGAACGGCCAGGCGCCGCTGGTCGTCACCGGACCCGTAGAGGGCGACGCGGTCTCGATCCCCGGCGACGTCTCCTCGCAGTACATCACGGCGCTGCTGATGGCCGGCGCCGTCACCGACGAAGGCGTCGAGATCGACCTCGAGACGGAACTCAAGTCCGCGCCGTACGTCGACGTGACGCTCGAGCTGCTCGCGGACTTCGGCGTCGAGGCCGAGCGGACGGAGGCAGGGTTCGCGGTCGCTGGCGGCCAGCGGTACGCCCCCGAGGGCGGCGAATACAGCGTCCCCGGCGACTTCTCCTCGATCTCGTACCTGCTCGCGGCGGGGGCGATCGCCGGCGGCGAGACGGTCACGGTTGAGGGCGCGCAGCCGAGCGCGCAGGGTGACACCGCGATCGTCGACATCGTCGATCGGATGGGTGCCGACGTCGAGTGGGACCGCGACGCCGGGACGATCGACGTCGGAGCGGCGCCGCTGTCGGGGATCGAGGTCTCCGTCGCGGACACGCCGGACCTGCTGCCGACGATCGCGACGCTCGGCGCGGTCGCGGACGACGACACGCACATTGTGGACGCCGAGCACGTCCGCTACAAGGAGACCGATCGGGTGAGCGCGATGGCCGAGGAGCTGGGCGAGATGGGCGTCGAGACGACCGAAAAGCGCGACTCGCTGACGGTCCACGGCGGCGACTCCCGGCTCGAAGGAGCGACGGTTCGCGGCCGGGGCGACCACCGGATCGTCATGGCGCTCGCGCTGGCCGGGCTGGTCGCCGACGGCGAGACGACGATCGAGGGCGCCGAACACGTCGACGTCTCCTTCCCTGGCTTCTTCGACGTACTCGAGGATCTGGGGACGACGGTCGACCGCGCGGACTGA
- a CDS encoding M24 family metallopeptidase, which translates to MGAELSPLLSFLDDEDLDGYLIDDDASDSDQRYVSGFDAPDAYQTLVTADGAVHLLVSGLEYGRAAADADADAVARRSDYAFQELLAEYGPYEGKIRGVTAFLEDHDVESIAVPRNFPTGTADGLRDRGLSVAVEPEGIVKGIRATKTDAEIDRIRSTQRANEAAMAAAADLIAAAEIENGALVRDGEPLTSERVKQEIEITLIRHGCALDDTIVACGADAADPHDRGSGPLEANELIVIDIFPRDKETKYFADMTRTFARGDPGKEARRRYEVTNEAFEAALEAIEPGVTGSDVHDAACDAIEAAGYETLRSDPSAETGFIHSTGHGVGLDIHEQPSVSPAGGELEPGHVITIEPGIYDPAIGGVRIEDLVVVTEDGYENLTEYPIGDGPTIE; encoded by the coding sequence ATGGGTGCCGAGCTTTCACCGCTTCTCTCGTTCCTCGACGACGAGGACCTCGACGGATACCTCATCGACGACGACGCGTCGGACTCCGATCAACGGTACGTCTCCGGCTTCGACGCGCCGGACGCCTACCAGACGCTCGTCACCGCGGACGGCGCGGTCCACCTGCTGGTCTCGGGGCTCGAGTACGGCCGCGCCGCCGCGGACGCCGACGCCGACGCCGTTGCGCGCCGATCGGACTACGCCTTCCAGGAACTGCTCGCCGAGTACGGCCCCTACGAGGGGAAAATCCGGGGCGTGACCGCCTTTCTGGAGGATCACGATGTCGAGTCGATCGCCGTCCCGCGAAACTTCCCGACGGGAACCGCGGACGGACTCCGCGATCGCGGGCTTTCGGTCGCGGTCGAACCCGAGGGCATCGTCAAGGGTATCCGCGCGACGAAAACGGACGCGGAGATCGATCGCATCCGATCGACCCAGCGCGCCAACGAGGCCGCGATGGCGGCGGCGGCGGACCTCATCGCGGCCGCCGAGATCGAAAACGGGGCCCTCGTCCGCGACGGCGAGCCGCTGACCAGCGAGCGCGTCAAACAGGAGATCGAGATCACGCTGATCCGCCACGGCTGCGCGCTCGACGACACGATCGTCGCCTGCGGAGCCGACGCCGCCGACCCGCACGATCGGGGTAGCGGCCCCCTCGAAGCGAACGAACTGATCGTGATCGACATCTTCCCGCGGGACAAGGAGACGAAGTACTTCGCGGACATGACGCGAACCTTCGCCAGGGGCGACCCCGGCAAGGAGGCCCGCCGCCGATACGAGGTCACCAACGAAGCATTCGAGGCCGCGCTCGAGGCGATCGAACCCGGCGTCACGGGTTCGGACGTCCACGACGCGGCTTGCGACGCGATCGAGGCGGCGGGCTACGAGACACTGCGGAGCGATCCGAGCGCCGAAACCGGGTTCATCCACAGCACCGGCCACGGCGTCGGCCTCGACATCCACGAGCAGCCGAGCGTCTCCCCCGCGGGCGGCGAGCTGGAACCCGGCCACGTGATCACGATCGAGCCCGGGATCTACGATCCCGCGATCGGCGGCGTCCGCATCGAGGACCTGGTCGTCGTGACCGAGGACGGGTACGAGAACCTGACCGAGTACCCGATCGGCGACGGGCCGACGATCGAGTAA
- a CDS encoding glutathione S-transferase N-terminal domain-containing protein: MLELYQAEGCPFCAKARQKLTELGVSYVAHNPRLPGEEGGDVLNEQTYREMTELGGQDQIPFLIDTDREEALYESDAIVDYLEEHYG, translated from the coding sequence ATGCTCGAACTGTACCAGGCGGAGGGCTGCCCGTTCTGTGCGAAGGCCCGCCAAAAACTGACCGAACTCGGCGTCTCGTACGTCGCTCACAATCCCCGGCTTCCGGGCGAGGAAGGGGGCGATGTGCTCAACGAGCAAACGTACCGCGAGATGACCGAACTGGGCGGCCAGGATCAGATTCCGTTCTTGATCGACACCGATCGCGAGGAAGCGCTTTACGAGAGCGACGCCATCGTCGACTACCTGGAGGAACACTACGGCTGA
- a CDS encoding NAD(P)/FAD-dependent oxidoreductase — MTRIGIVGAGAAAAAAAFVLDDSTDDASVTVLEKSRGVCGRAATRRRNGVVYDYGANYVTSDDDRVVELLTETLDTEGLVDVTEPIWTFDAAGNVSKGRDVDDHKWTYRRGLTQIATRLFDRTAATVHRETRIERVIRESDSGTENPQWRLTDADGETWGPFDVLCLNPPAPQTAELLRSAQWESDSRDALVEAIDDVPYRTIWTAIYHYPFELEKPYYALVNTDKDHEIGWIAREECKPGHVPDGESLLIVQANHDWSVAHADDDPESNLATLAELTAALLDADRLADPGWTDHHGWRYALPEDGVPEVPVRSAEDANLYCLGDWIAGEGRLHAALRNGLDVGERIAHDR; from the coding sequence ATGACGCGAATCGGAATCGTGGGCGCCGGTGCGGCGGCCGCGGCCGCCGCGTTCGTCCTCGACGACTCGACCGACGACGCGTCCGTGACCGTCCTCGAAAAATCGCGCGGCGTCTGCGGGCGGGCCGCGACGCGGCGCCGCAACGGCGTCGTCTACGACTACGGGGCGAACTACGTCACGTCGGACGACGATCGGGTCGTCGAGTTGCTGACGGAGACGCTGGACACCGAGGGGCTGGTCGACGTCACCGAACCGATCTGGACGTTCGATGCCGCCGGAAACGTATCCAAAGGACGGGACGTCGACGACCACAAATGGACCTACCGGCGGGGGCTCACCCAGATCGCGACGCGATTGTTCGATCGGACGGCAGCAACCGTCCACCGCGAGACGCGGATCGAACGAGTGATCCGAGAGAGCGATTCGGGAACCGAGAACCCCCAGTGGCGCCTTACGGACGCCGACGGCGAGACATGGGGTCCGTTCGACGTGCTCTGTCTGAACCCGCCGGCCCCGCAGACGGCCGAGCTGCTCCGATCGGCCCAGTGGGAGTCCGACAGCCGGGACGCGCTCGTCGAGGCGATCGACGACGTTCCGTACCGGACGATCTGGACGGCGATCTACCACTACCCGTTCGAACTCGAAAAACCGTACTACGCGCTGGTGAATACGGACAAAGACCACGAGATCGGCTGGATCGCCCGCGAGGAGTGTAAACCGGGTCACGTTCCCGACGGAGAGTCGTTGCTGATCGTCCAGGCCAATCACGACTGGTCCGTCGCGCACGCCGACGACGATCCCGAATCGAACCTGGCGACGCTCGCGGAACTCACCGCCGCGTTGTTGGACGCCGATCGGCTCGCCGATCCCGGCTGGACCGACCACCACGGCTGGCGGTACGCGCTCCCCGAGGACGGCGTCCCGGAGGTGCCGGTTCGCAGCGCCGAGGACGCGAACCTGTACTGTCTGGGCGACTGGATCGCCGGCGAGGGACGACTCCACGCCGCCTTGCGGAACGGGCTCGACGTTGGCGAGCGGATCGCGCACGATCGGTAG
- a CDS encoding rhomboid family intramembrane serine protease, which translates to MPITPTQVAVFVTILVAVGFLWRIGGGRWRSLAEDRLLYGVPWGTLVTVAIVVAFYSLAQAGLRDWSDPVTLPYVTWSYFYPTGLLTAGIAHGSPGHIASNMAATLAFAPIAEYVWSHYAPSRRSGGPGSASGASGTGDRSGGDGLLARPWIRAVVVFPGMLLAAAFLTSTFGLGPGLGFSGAVFAIVGFAVVTYPIAAVLAAVAASALQTLYLALSEPVLRETISTGPPEPPAWAGIGFQAHLLGFLLGVLCGAVLLRRRNVRPPAQRVFFATLLLGLVQSLWLLVWIGENDTFVLYRGAGVAFVLVLTMAVTVAIAGSDRPLPGPLSIATRILPARVSAGQIRRGAVLAILLSVTVLVALPSVPLNLFVVGADAVPGSGGVDVGGYTVTYEEDAASGQRPIVDPGDLDEEEAVLQPTQDGLIVVNSDREIWTVAERADVIAHDGTASVELGGIGWRETVEAERTGWDVVGNESAYAVDLTVDGETTRSFATDPIRAGVTIDGRAIAVVATDDDFRLRVLDADNGSVVGETLIPEVGETGSVGAIEFSTEELENDSGDGGNGDDPTVRVFASSNGTEVLVAERERYAD; encoded by the coding sequence ATGCCGATCACACCGACGCAGGTCGCCGTGTTCGTGACGATACTGGTCGCAGTCGGATTCCTCTGGCGAATCGGCGGCGGGCGCTGGCGATCGCTGGCCGAAGACCGCCTCCTCTACGGCGTCCCGTGGGGAACGCTGGTCACCGTCGCGATCGTCGTCGCGTTCTACTCGCTGGCCCAGGCGGGCCTGCGCGACTGGAGCGATCCGGTGACGCTGCCGTACGTCACGTGGTCGTACTTCTACCCGACGGGGCTGCTCACTGCGGGGATCGCCCACGGCTCGCCCGGCCACATCGCATCGAATATGGCGGCAACGCTGGCGTTCGCCCCGATCGCGGAGTACGTATGGAGCCACTACGCGCCGTCGCGGCGGTCCGGCGGACCGGGATCGGCTTCCGGCGCGTCCGGGACCGGCGATCGTTCGGGTGGCGACGGACTACTCGCTCGGCCCTGGATCCGCGCGGTCGTCGTGTTCCCCGGGATGTTACTCGCGGCCGCGTTCCTGACGTCGACGTTCGGCCTCGGCCCCGGCCTGGGCTTTTCGGGCGCGGTGTTCGCGATCGTCGGCTTCGCCGTCGTCACCTACCCGATCGCGGCGGTGCTCGCCGCCGTCGCCGCGAGCGCGCTGCAGACCCTGTACCTGGCGCTCAGCGAGCCCGTACTCAGGGAGACGATCTCGACCGGCCCGCCGGAGCCCCCGGCGTGGGCCGGAATCGGCTTTCAGGCTCACTTGCTGGGATTCCTCCTCGGCGTGCTCTGCGGCGCGGTGCTGTTGCGGCGGCGGAACGTTCGCCCGCCCGCCCAGCGGGTCTTCTTCGCGACGCTGCTGCTCGGCCTGGTCCAGTCGCTCTGGTTGCTCGTCTGGATCGGCGAGAACGACACCTTCGTCCTCTATCGCGGCGCCGGTGTCGCCTTCGTGCTCGTGTTGACGATGGCGGTCACCGTCGCGATCGCCGGCTCCGATCGGCCGCTTCCGGGGCCGTTGTCGATCGCGACGCGGATCCTGCCCGCCCGGGTGTCCGCGGGACAGATACGCCGCGGCGCCGTGCTCGCGATCCTTCTTTCGGTGACGGTGCTCGTCGCCCTGCCGAGCGTCCCGCTCAACCTGTTCGTCGTCGGCGCGGACGCCGTCCCCGGCTCCGGCGGCGTCGACGTCGGCGGCTACACCGTGACCTACGAGGAGGACGCGGCGAGCGGCCAGCGCCCGATCGTCGATCCCGGCGATCTGGACGAGGAGGAGGCGGTCCTCCAGCCCACCCAGGACGGGTTGATCGTCGTCAATTCCGATCGCGAGATCTGGACCGTCGCCGAGCGGGCCGACGTCATCGCCCACGACGGGACCGCCTCGGTCGAACTCGGCGGGATCGGCTGGCGCGAGACCGTCGAGGCCGAGCGCACCGGCTGGGACGTCGTCGGCAACGAGAGCGCCTACGCCGTCGACCTCACCGTCGACGGGGAGACGACCCGCTCGTTCGCCACCGATCCGATCCGCGCGGGCGTCACGATCGACGGACGCGCGATCGCCGTCGTTGCGACGGACGACGACTTCCGGCTTCGTGTACTCGACGCCGACAACGGCTCGGTCGTCGGCGAGACGCTGATCCCGGAAGTCGGGGAGACGGGGAGCGTCGGGGCGATCGAGTTCTCCACGGAAGAGCTGGAAAACGATAGCGGCGACGGTGGAAACGGCGACGACCCGACCGTCCGCGTGTTCGCGTCGAGCAACGGCACCGAGGTCCTCGTCGCGGAACGCGAACGATACGCGGACTGA